The proteins below are encoded in one region of Syntrophotalea carbinolica DSM 2380:
- a CDS encoding ArsR/SmtB family transcription factor, protein MIPDSRTLKKSIYGHLARVGKALSSPGRLHIIDLLCEGPKTVEHLAEETGMKFANTSRHLQTLLEARLVEFEKRGLYSYYQISDPLVMSMFHSMQELGENLIKDIKELVEDIYGKNSKIEHVDCKDLVKRMQRGKVTLIDVRPKEEYETDHIVGASSIPLEELEEHLASLSPDQEIIAYCRGRYCLLSVEAVSILKAKGYHAVRLDEKCMDLCEINEAG, encoded by the coding sequence TTGATTCCGGATTCACGAACATTAAAAAAAAGCATCTACGGGCATTTAGCCCGGGTTGGGAAAGCCTTATCCAGCCCGGGGCGTCTTCACATCATTGACCTTTTATGCGAAGGCCCCAAAACTGTTGAGCACTTAGCCGAGGAAACGGGTATGAAATTCGCCAATACCTCTCGGCATCTGCAAACGTTGCTTGAAGCCAGGCTTGTTGAGTTTGAAAAAAGAGGGTTATATTCCTATTACCAAATATCCGATCCATTGGTCATGAGCATGTTTCACTCCATGCAGGAACTGGGTGAGAATCTGATCAAAGATATTAAAGAGCTTGTTGAAGATATTTATGGAAAAAACAGCAAAATAGAACATGTTGATTGCAAAGATCTGGTCAAACGTATGCAAAGAGGGAAAGTTACCCTGATCGATGTAAGACCTAAAGAAGAATATGAAACAGACCATATAGTCGGTGCCAGTTCCATACCATTGGAAGAGTTGGAAGAGCATTTGGCTTCCTTGTCTCCTGACCAGGAAATCATTGCTTACTGTAGAGGACGATATTGTTTGTTGTCTGTAGAGGCCGTATCCATACTGAAAGCTAAGGGATACCACGCTGTTCGTCTTGATGAGAAATGTATGGATTTATGTGAAATAAATGAAGCAGGGTAA